One Tubulanus polymorphus chromosome 5, tnTubPoly1.2, whole genome shotgun sequence DNA segment encodes these proteins:
- the LOC141906547 gene encoding pericentriolar material 1 protein-like isoform X2 yields the protein MASSGRLPKSEPRKKGSSFRSNFSDGLDERPSYIEGASQQSTVVGRPNNWDFSDWRPSLGYNSGKRIKKENPDKERDKKEKSLITQDSPPSHIRHHTPSTFPRTRITVDTPVAERMALENLKQQLNFSDGDELSVDSGERNNERNVPSRRVRSLNYEHQDTSADPVENHDNRNNNQRPDSNHIVGRLMQIRDYIKQATAMMESLERSGDTAYQSKVEKLHQVIEQLRTQESSYMDLLLRFSPANRDQRKKLSRMLKHMNDQEQGYMSLLQNMLSSHEEASGATAEEEDEDDDDDDDDDEDNEDDDTTSVDIDVQSQASEATTDMPFNANSRPRIEDKLGLFIGLEEATGGGRSRRAAKEDSNAYEQNGATNGETYDIDELERTNAKLQLMQDQQEMIKDLLTGGAKNAMEKKNEELDQLKEQRDLLKKMLEQQKMMRDLQTRQVSLLQQQKDAEETLVKGKHMEEAAATGGSMPDFKPPAMLIEKMKAEMPIPPELADLRQRLDYLKNMFQPRVEMEENKKKMAIAAAAEHGDSLLNNLSESNDIDNNDSMSQISEMSENTKHERLRQKLEDLQEKKKKMDELLSDLGELRQKRFQEISGSEERDSSQDDSITSSLVHMNASQMASDMAEKTVTDANEVLEILDAKAKLKKLHDVHERLDQLKGMMQYYQSNTEFIHGDGDGGAAALPSIEATNDEDLLRRLRSIRDAIEEQEVSNDTGAAAAAAVNEDEDDDNNESDSQMGSLGPWKDDPDIKLKVEKLHSAQERLKRLQDMMAKVQQLPNANENELLDMMSSLELVNKGNSEDRTLETSYTMSEGEIVPGSADEFYQATMQQQKEELNTLLKERERLMSLQGQLENIYDNFSKLEDEEGDSILELAPAQPVAAPATGKTTQVRMGHRDSVTFQETPEVISNEELYDRMRCQRILREELRDQKKELDAILKKDISKKRNQDNQTDDISDNFRMSQYSGEVTTMATWGGSTTENIEENDETNAAKKKKKDDDDDDDDTSSSSSSDTEKDDDDDDDAYPSDGVVQVEEEEEEAGQEGQSDHDTYTIDDNQAKRRAINMPMISASNSKKKVASSHKFKSPKQSPNSQAANGHTGYNAWAPGNGIYVKGWPKFSKKGRKGRLRQENYRSPEEIINEEGNPVIAALKQQLNETNAVCEKLMADQQNLNQLLGQANITSQPGFNMTAGSPYRPYPDVMAQYTNQLTQQQLMFTLAQCQRQLYTQQLEMGQLQQQIQTLSSPNSQHVEQDFRFQPFLAATSPACSPMFPASMFGTLTPHGNLPPTARANFSSVGQQTEGGSGGRKKPSPKRRDQTTTTDDKRSPSAGRHTQTERDYFNTVRSKGRPSLDGEFRSVPVVTRTIEDIMNEDDIPKLNLEEILNSGKKLLRKSSADMDGEEAVTGKEYKSTRKIAGACLSSKKKTPPKRSDTNTTDYARPGLSSNISGTAFLETMSQSSALSSIPPREGGVGEESDNPNNVSLFDALRKTIYSEVATLISQNEQRPHFLIELFRELQLLNNDYLRQRVLYSVQDLISKFLTESDSVDGSAQAPPPRWLNQTKDSEQTPSESLLTSEDEDVVRTADRPNLKDLRSGSLRNEFYDYTEKVESISTMSTPTSTSAWDNPFAQETLGNTVIHLDKAMQRMREFERQLERETSKDPDGASPKMSKPDKLNTSDGQPAHDGNSESSISEISYPRIDTQQLDSEIKAIMTEVIPVLKQHQDDLCEASLLSYIRQLVLYSIKEDDQMEFSRFFRKQLNKALMDILHRFEGRRLRECSEDILVDMSEILFNELAFFRLMQTMDDPTIKSIPGIPSWKPESETTTEASAAEGQDDPKPAADGSDDKDRDDVDEEGTSDAVDEDDDIGAVISVTQSDEEDLGKARDDDMARTIDITEKDGESERTSPVKIELAVSETIPYTRIGSDEDDEDDDDDESAASAGDPAETAVSRAAQEERQAADEKEEKDTDYEKDIDEQEERENAGLNGDEITVDDLPPMLFNNNKQSEIQKQMEAQEQETDSTVAVISIIDDMIPAGEAELIGDGNAAPEPPGHYFFGTKL from the exons ATGGCCAGCAGTGGACGACTTCCAAAGAGTGAGCCTCGTAAAAAAGGGTCGTCTTTTCGCTCAAATTTTAGCGATGGATTGGATGAACGACCTTCATACATAGAAGGTGCCTCACAACAATCGACAGTAGTAGGACGACCTAACAACTGG GATTTTTCTGATTGGAGACCGAGTCTCGGCTACAACAGCGGCAAACGCATCAAAAAGGAAAATCCCGATAAAGAACGcgataaaaaagagaaatcgTTGATTACACAAGATTCGCCGCCGAGTCACATACGACATCACACGCCGTCGACGTTCCCTCGTACCCGCATAACGGTCGATACGCCGGTCGCCGAGAGAATGGCGCTGGAAAACCTGAAACAACAGCTGAATTTCAGCGACGGCGATGag TTGAGTGTTGATAGCGGTGAACGCAATAATGAACGTAACGTACCGAGTCGTCGGGTGCGTTCATTGAACTATGAACACCAGGATACGTCTGCGGATCCAGTTGAGAATCACGACAACAGAAACAATAATCAGCGC CCCGATAGTAACCACATCGTCGGTCGTCTGATGCAAATTCGTGATTACATAAAGCAAGCTACAGCGATGATGGAATCGTTAGAACGGAGCGGCGACACT GCATATCAGAGTAAAGTGGAAAAGctgcatcaagtaattgaaCAGTTGCGCACACAAGAAAGCAGTTACATGGACTTGCTTCTTAGATTTTCG CCGGCGAACCGCGACCAGCGCAAAAAGCTGTCTCGCATGCTCAAACACATGAACGATCAGGAGCAAGGTTATATGAGCTTGCTGCAGAATATGCTG TCGTCGCATGAAGAAGCATCCGGAGCCACTGCTGAAGAGGAGGATGAggatgatgacgacgacgacgatgatgacgaAGACAATGAAGATGATGACACAACGTCGGTAGATATCGACGTTCAGTCTCAGGCTTCGGAAGCCACGACC GACATGCCATTCAATGCTAATAGTCGGCCTCGGATCGAGGACAAGTTAGGCTTGTTCATAGGACTGGAAGAAGCGACGGGCGGTGGTCGGTCTCGTAGGGCGGCTAAAGAG GATTCAAATGCTTACGAACAAAACGGGGCGACGAACGGCGAAACGTATGATATAGATGAACTGGAAAGGACGAACGCTAAACTGCAATTGATGCAAGATCAACAGGAAATGATAAAAGATCTTCTGACAGGAGGAGCGAAG AATGCGATGGAAAAGAAGAATGAAGAGCTCGACCAGCTCAAAGAACAAAGGGATCTTCTCAAGAAGATGCTCGAGCAACAGAAAATG ATGAGGGATTTGCAAACTCGTCAAGTGTCGCTCTTACAGCAGCAGAAAGACGCCGAAGAAACATTGGTGAAAGGAAAACATATGGAAGAAG CCGCCGCTACTGGTGGTTCGATGCCAGACTTCAAACCGCCTGCCATGCTAATTGAAAAGATGAAAGCCGAAATGCCGATTCCACCTGAACTGGCCGACCTTCGTCAACGTCTCGACTATTTGAAGAATATGTTTCAACCACGAGTCgaaatggaagaaaataaaaag AAGATGGCcatcgccgccgccgctgaaCACGGCGACTCGTTGCTCAACAATCTCTCGGAAAGTAACGACATTGACAATAACGACTCGATGTCGCAAATATCGGAAATGTCGGAAAACACGAAGCACGAGCGTCTGCGACAGAAACTGGAAGATTTACaggagaaaaagaagaaaatggacgaattgctctcggacctCGGCGAATTACGACAAAAACGATTTCAAGAAATCAGCGGCA GTGAAGAACGCGATTCTAGTCAAGATGACAGTATCACATCGTCGCTGGTTCATATGAATGCATCGCAGATGGCGTCAGACATGGCCGAAAAAACTGTCACCGACGCGAATGAAGTTCTCGAAATTCTCGACGCCAAAGCTAAATTGAA GAAACTGCATGACGTCCATGAACGGCTCGATCAGTTGAAAGGCATGATGCAGTATTATCAGTCTAATACCGAGTTCATCCACGGCGATGGTGATGGAGGAGCGGCTGCCTTACCGTCTATCGAGGCTACTAATGACGAAGATTTATTGCGTCGTTTGAG GTCAATAAGAGATGCAATTGAAGAACAGGAAGTGAGTAATGATACTGgtgcggctgctgctgctgcagtcAATgaggatgaagatgatgataacAACGAAAGCGATTCTCAGATGGGTAGTCTTGGACCGTGGAAGGATGACCCTGATATCAAATTGAAAGTTGA GAAACTGCATTCTGCCCAGGAGCGTCTAAAACGTCTGCAGGACATGATGGCTAAAGTGCAGCAGTTGCCGAACGCCAAcgaaaacgaacttttagataTGATGTCTTCGTTAGAGTTGGTGAATAAAGGCAACTCTGAAGATCGTACGCTGGAAACCAGTTACACAATGAGCGAGGGCGAGATTGTGCCAGGTTCGGC AGATGAATTTTATCAAGCAACAATGCAACAGCAGAAAGAAGAATTGAATACACTTTTGAAGGAAAGAGAACGACTGATGAGTCTTCAAGGTCAATTAGAGAATATATACGATAACTTCAGCAAG ctCGAAGATGAAGAAGGTGATAGCATATTGGAATTGGCACCGGCGCAGCCAGTCGCCGCTCCGGCCACGGGCAAAACTACGCAAGTACGAATGGGCCATCGAGACTCGGTCACTTTCCAAGAGACACCCGAAGTCATTTCGAATGAAGAGCTCTACGACAGGATGAGATGTCAGAGAATCCTTCGCGAAGAACTGCGCGATCAGAAAAAAGAACTAGACGCCATTCTGAAGAAGGATATATCGAAAAAGCGTAACCAAGATAACCAAACTGATGACATATCGGACAACTTCAG GATGAGCCAGTACAGCGGTGAAGTGACTACGATGGCGACTTGGGGCGGTTCAACAACTGAAAACATCGAAGAAAACGACGAAACCAATGCGGctaagaagaaaaagaaggatgacgatgatgacgacgatgataccagcagtagcagcagtagCGATACTGAGaaggatgatgatgacgatgacgatg CCTATCCGAGCGACGGCGTTGTACAGGTCGAGGAGGAAGAGGAAGAAGCCGGACAAGAAGGTCAATCCGATCACGATACTTACACGATCGACGATAATCAGGCTAAACGTCGCGCGATTAATATGCCCATGATTAGCGCTAGTAATAGCAAGAAAAAAGTTGCCTCGTCGCACAAATTCAAATCACCAAAACAATCACCGAACTCACAAG CTGCCAACGGTCACACCGGATACAATGCTTGGGCACCGGGAAATGGAATCTATGTTAAAGGTTGGCCAAAATTCAGCAAGAAAGGACGAAAGGGAAGATTGCGTCAAGAG AATTACCGTTCGCCGGAAGAGATCATCAATGAAGAAGGAAACCCAGTGATCGCAGCCCTGAAACAGCAGCTCAACGAAACAAACGCTGTTTGCGAAAAATTGATGGCCGATCAACAGAACTTGAACCAGTTGTTAGGACAAGCAAATATCACATCGCAACCAG GATTCAATATGACTGCAGGCAGTCCATACCGTCCGTATCCTGATGTCATGGCCCAGTACACGAATCAGCTAACGCAACAGCAGTTGATGTTCACACTGGCGCAGTGTCAGCGACAGCTTTACACTCAACAGTTGGAAATGGGTCAGTTACAACAACAGATTCAGACGTTATCTTCCCCGAACAGTCAACACGTCGAACAAGACTTCCGATTTCAACCGTTCCTGGCCGCGACGAGCCCGGCGTGTTCGCCGATGTTCCCGGCGTCGATGTTCGGCACGTTGACTCCGCACGGTAACCTGCCGCCAACGGCGAGAGCAAACTTCTCGTCGGTCGGTCAGCAAACGGAGGGCGGCAGCGGCGGGCGCAAAAAACCGAGTCCGAAACGCCGCGATCAGACGACGACAACCGACGACAAACGATCGCCGTCTGCCGGGCGCCACACGCAGACCGAGCGCGACTATTTCAACACCGTTCGCTCTAAAGGTCGACCGTCATTGGACGGAGAATTTCGAAGCGTTCCGGTTGTCACGCGAACGATCGAAGATATCATGAACGAAGACGACATTCCGAAGTTAAACCTAGAAGAAATTCTGAATTCTGGTAAAAA GCTGCTTCGAAAATCATCTGCCGACATGGATGGCGAAGAAGCCGTCACCGGCAAAGAGTACAAATCGACGAGGAAAATCGCCGGAGCCTGTTTGTCGAGTAAAAAGAAAACGCCTCCGAAACGAAGCGACACGAATACGACAGACTACGCGCGTCCGGGATTGAGTTCAAACATCAGCGGTACAGCATTCCTAGAAACAATGAGTCAATCGAGTGCACTGTCGAGTATTCCTCCTCGGGAAGGTGGTGTCGG AGAAGAGTCTGATAACCCGAACAATGTATCGTTGTTCGACGCATTACGCAAGACGATTTACTCGGAGGTGGCGACGTTGATCTCGCAGAACGAGCAGAGGCCGCATTTCCTGATCGAACTGTTCCGCGAATTGCAGCTGTTGAACAACGATTACCTGCGACAGCGGGTTCTCTACTCGGTTCAGGATCTGATATCGAAATTTCTGACGGAAAGCGACAGCGTTGATGGTTCGGCACAAGCG CCTCCCCCACGATGGTTGAATCAAACCAAAGACTCCGAACAAACTCCTAGTGAAAGTTTGTTGACATCTGAAGATGAAGATGTTGTCAGG ACTGCCGATCGGCCAAATTTGAAAGACTTGCGTTCTGGTTCACTTCGCAATGAATTCTATGATTACACTGAGAAAGTGGAAAGTATAAGCACAATGTCCACCCCGACGTCGACTAGTGCTTGGGATAATCCTTTTGCTCAGGAAACACTTGGCAACACGGTCATTCATTTAGATAAA GCTATGCAGAGAATGAGGGAGTTCGAGAGGCAGCTAGAACGCGAAACATCTAAAGATCCCGATGGAGCGAGTCCGAAAATGTCAAAACCGGACAAACTTAACACCAGCGACGGCCAACCTGCGCACGACGGAAACAGTGAAAGTTCCATCTCCGAAATATCT TATCCACGCATCGACACACAACAGCTCGATTCAGAGATCAAAGCAATCATGACCGAAGTGATACCGGTTTTGAAGCAACATCAGGACGACCTGTGCGAGGCCAGCTTACTTTCGTATATTCGACAACTCGTTTTGTACAGCATCAAAGAAGACGATCAAATGGAATTCTCGCGATTCTTCCGCAAACAACTGAACAAAGCATTGATGGATATCTTACACAGATTTGAAGGACGCCG ATTGCGTGAATGTAGCGAGGACATTTTAGTCGATATGTCGGAGATTCTGTTTAACGAACTGGCATTCTTTCGCTTGATGCAGACTATGGACGATCCAACTATCAAATCTATTCCAGGAATTCCCAGCTGGAAACca GAATCGGAAACTACAACTGAAGCTAGCGCTGCTGAAGGGCAAGATGACCCTAAGCCGGCGGCGGACGGAAGTGATGATAAAGATCGCGATGATGTGGATGAAGAGGGAACAAGTGATGCAgtcgatgaagatgatgatatcGGAGCAGTTATCAGCGTTACTCAAAGCGACGAGGAAGATCTAGGAAAG GCTCGTGATGACGACATGGCGAGAACGATTGATATAACCGAAAAGGACGGTGAAAGCGAACGAACATCACCGGTGAAAATAGAACTAGCAGTCAGTGAAACTATACCTTACACTCG GATTGGTAGTGATGaggatgatgaagatgacgacgacgatgagaGCGCCGCCAGCGCGGGTGACCCGGCGGAGACTGCCGTGTCGCGAGCCGCGCAAGAGGAACGCCAGGCGGCCGATGAAAAAGAGGAGAAAGACACCGATTACGAGAAAGATATCGACGAACAGGAAGAGCGAGAGAATGCTGGTTTAAACGGCGATGAAATCACGGTTGATGATTTGCCTCCGATGCTGTTCAATAACAACAAGCaa TCTGAGATTCAGAAACAAATGGAGGCCCAAGAACAGGAAACAGACTCAACGGTGGCCGTTATAAGCATTATAGATGATATGATTCCTGCGGGTGAGGCCGAACTGATCGGTGATGGAAATGCAGCTCCCGAACCTCCAGGTCATTATTTCTTCGGTACTAAATTATAG